A region of the Myxococcus stipitatus DSM 14675 genome:
CAGCCCGGAGGTCTTGTCGATGTCCGAAGGCGTGGGGAACCAGCGCTCCAGCAGCGAGGTGGCGAGGGGCGTGCGGTGCACCTCGCGCGCGGGCGGTTCGAAGACGAGATAGGCGGAGTTCTTGCGGAGGTAGAGCTCTTGAAGCAGCTGGGCGCCGGCGGCCATGTTCTGGACCGCCTGGCAGTTGTCCAAGGTCGTCGCCCAGGTGCTGGTGATGCTGGAGAGGGCGATGGCGTTCTGGGAGGTGAAGGGGCGTCGCTCGTGCCGGTAGAACGCGAGGGCGGCGACGAGGCCCGGGCTGATGGGCACGAGGACAGCCATGATGTGTTCGAAGGGCAGCCTCAATTCCAGGCTGCGTTGGTAGATGAGGGTGCCTTCGTACTCCGCGCGGGAGAGCAGCTGGGTGTCGAAGACAGGCACGCCGGGCCGGGCGAGGATGGGGGCCCGCAAGAAGTCCTGCTCGACCAGGCCGGCATACTCATTGAGGATGGGAATGGGAGTGCCTGGGACGTGCCAGCGGAAGTCGGGGGCTGGCGCGAGGCGCATGATGCACAGGGCCATGGAGTCTGCCTGGACGAACTCGAGCAGCGGCTTTCGAGTCGCTTCCAGCAGCTTCGGCAGGAATGGCGAATTGAGGGCTGCGGTGACCTTCTCCCGGACCAAGAGTTCACTTGAAGTGAAGTCTGCTGGGTTGAACATCCGGCGCTCCTTGTCAGGCAACCCCGTGAGGTGTGCGGGGATATCCCTACTTATAGGCCCTGGCTGGAAATCATTCCCTCCCCCCCAGGGGTGATTGACGGAAAACCAATCGGGCATGGCCCCCGGGGTGGCGGGTCAAAGGGGACACGGTGTCCGCGCTGGACGGAGACCCTTGGGACACAGCGCGGTCCCAGAGCGTCAAGTGAGGCGGTCGAGTGCAGCGTGCCATCGGGTGACTTGTCCTGGCGTCACGTCGAGGCGCGCAAGCCACAGCTGGAAGTAGTGCTCCAACTCGGCGGACCGGGGATGCCTCCCCCGGTGATAGCGAATGAAGTCCTTGTAGTTCTGGACCTTGTCCGCGCGGAGCATGTCGTTGACCTCGGGCTCCTTGCTGAGCGCGATGTCTTCGGGGGTCTTCAAGTCCGGTCGATGGGACAGGGCGGCGTTGGCTGTCTCCCGGTAGTCCAGCGCGAGCGCGAGGATGCGCGGGTCTTCACTCACGCCGTCGACAGGCGGCAGGGAGAGGTCCGCGTTCATGGCGAGCGCCTGGGTCCAGGCGGCCGTGCGCTCATCATCCTCCTGCACCAGGGGATGCAGGCAGTACGCGCGTTGGGCCTGCTCGGTCGCGCCCAGGGCTCGGAGGACCCACAGCCCCTCGTCGATGTGTTGCAGGTAGAGAACGCCCGACCGTCGAGCGCGGCGCTGTCCGTAGAACCTCTGAATCGCGAGGTACTCGCGAGCATCCGCGTCCATCCCATGAGGATGACAGTCGGCCGCGGTGGGCTCCACCTTCAACAGCGCCAGCGATTCTGGAGCCCCGCGGCAGTTGCGTGACGGGGGCCTGCGCATGGGCCCTCGGCTGCCCGTCCGCGGGACCGCCGCCAGCGCAACACGTCTTGGCGGCGGTCTTGGTTGGGGGGCCCTTCGCGCGGGACTACCGCGGGCGGGCGTTCATCGTCTCGACCTTCTTCCGCGCGTCCCCCAGAGGGGGCACGTTCCACTTCGCGCGCTCCTCATCGGTGATGGAGGGGTCCACGGTGTACAGCTCCCACTTTCCTTCCACGACGCGGAACTGCGTCCCGTACAACTGGGGCTTGCCCAGGTTCATCAGTTCGCGGTCCTTCGAGGCCGCCGCGAGCCAGCGCGCCTGCTTGAGCGCCGGGTCCAGCTCCGAGGCCTTCACCGCGAGCGAGTGGGAGCGCTGGAAGTCGGCCACCTCCTTGCCGTGCTGGAACACCATGGCCGCGTGGAAGTAGTCGAGCGCCACCTTCGCGCCGCCTCCGTCCAGGATCTGCTTCACGCGTGCGCGGCGCGCCTCGTCACGGGCGCTGACGACCTTCCAGTCGAGCTTCGTGACGTCCGGGCCCATCCGGTCACCCTGGTCCGCCTCGTAGATGCCGAGCAGCTCCTCGTTCGCGCCCTTCAGGGTCGCCGCCTTGTTGGCCTTCGTCTGGGCGACGGCCTCTGCCCAGCGCGTGTCCGAATGCAGCGCCGTCAGGTCCGTGTCTCGCTCCAGGTGGGCAGAGTCCTTGAATCCGCGCTCGTTCGCGAGCCGCAGCGCCGCGAAGGCCGCCTCCTTGTCTCCGGCCAACGCCTGGCAACACGCGATGGAATAGGCGCTGTTCGAATCCGCGGCCGGGTCCGCCCGGTCGGCCTCGCTGAGCATCCGCGCGCATTCGACGTACTGCTTCTGGTCATAGGCCGCCATGCCTTGCGCCTGCAACGCCTTGACGTTCACCGGCGCGCTCGGGGTTGGGGCTGGCGCTGGGGCAGGCGCCTGCGAGGAGGTTGCGCAGCCGGGCGACAAGGTGAGGGCACAGGCGGCGATACAGATTCCCGCCAACGGCTTCCATCGCTTCGCGAGCATCGGGCTTCCTTCTGGGTTTCCACCCACCACGGGGAAAGCCCCCTCATATCCCAGCCACGCGCGAGCGGCCTGTTCGTGTCTCGAGATCCCGGTGCGCTCTCCTCCGTGCGCCAGCAACGGCCGTTCGCTCAACGGGTCTGATACCGGGCTCCGGCTACATCCTGGCGACGGCGCGGGTGCGTCGAAAGCCTCGACCGTGATGCACACCGTCGACGACTGTCTGCCGTTGATGGCCGTGCGCCCTCCCTGGTGCGGACACGTCGCGGGCATGGGCGCCTGCGCACGGAGGATCGGCGGTCTTCTTCAGTGGCGTGCCCGCTGATGGATGCACGGGCCTCCCTTCGTGGCGCGGGTGTTCCCGTCCACCCTGGGGCGGCCGCCAGGGCAGGGCGCCCGAGGAGAGCTGCGCCCCTAGTTCCAAGGGTAGGACGGCTCGAAGGTGCTGTGGTCGCTCAGCTCGAAGGGGAGCTTTCCTGTCACGACGAGGCCCACCTCTCGGCCCTGTCGGACGCGGCCGGGGACGCCATCCGGGCCGAGTCCTCCGCCTTTGTTGCTCAGGGGAATACCGATGCGCACGCCCAGGGACCCGTAGATGCCCGTGAGGAACGGGGTGAGCTGCAGCCCGGTGGTGGGCAGGTGCTCCTGGGTTCCCGTGGAGTGGTAGACGCCCAGCTCCAGTCCGGCGAAGACGAGGGTGCCCTGGATGCCGCCGGCGAGGCGGGCGTGTCCCTGGGTCATCCACTGGGCCTGGGCGAAGAGCCCCAGACTGTGGACGTCGTTCAACCAGTTGAGGGTGGTCTCCAGCCCCAGGCCGAAGCGGGGTTGGTCCGCGAGGTCGTGGATGCTCACGAGCGGGCCGACGGTGAGCCAGCGCTCATCCTTGGGGAAGGAGATTTGTGCCTGCGACGCGAAGGGGAGGAGGACGAGGACGAGGGCGAGGAGGAGACGTGGGGGCATGGTGTGCTCGAGTTGCAACGCGCGGACCCTGGGGATGTCTCATCGGTGAGGTGGTGGGGACGTGTGCAGCGGGGTGCACGGTGCGCAGGGGATGGCACGAAGCGCCGAGACGCGTCGGCTGCGTGCCTGTGGAATGCTCAGGTGCTCCGTGACGCGATGAGCACGAGGTTGCGAGGAGACAGCCGCGGCTCGAAGAGCTGGAGGAGGTCGACCGCGAAGCCGAGCTCTTCCAGGAGCATCGCGCGATCCAGCAGGAGCACGACCTCCAACGCCCTCGCGAAGCGGTCCCTCAGCAGATGGCAGAGCAGGAGGTCCCTCGTCTCGGCGCGAACGGACACCTCGAAGGCCTCCAGTTGGGCGACGGTCAGGCTGGTATCGAGTCCCAGGCGCTCCAACCGGTCGCGCGCGTAGAGGGCGAAGGGGCCGTCATAGAGCCCTTTGGGCGCGTCTCCCGCTCTCACGAAGTCCTGCTCGGGAAAGTGCTGCTTCGCCAGGAGATGGAAGGCGAAGCGCCACGCGTACACCCGCTTCATCCTCGCGAACTCCGCGTCGGTCTTCCGCGGGCGTCCCCGCGTCGTCAGCGCCAGGGCATGTGGGGTGAATGGGAGAGGATGCTCGCGCCCGACGCGGGAGACCGGGTAGTCCCGAGGGAGCTCCAGCTTGTCGTAGCAACAGCCGATGTTCAGGACGAAGCCCGCCCCCTGGCTCTTGCGGATCTGCGTCAGCGCGAGCGGCCCGCAGGTGTGCAGTCCGAGGGACGCCCGGTCCTGGCCGGAGAAGAGCGGATCGATTCGCGGCTGGAGTCCGTCCTCGACGGAGGCCTGGATGAAACACAGGGTGTCCTCGCCGGAGGGGCGGGTTCTCGTCAGCCACCGTCGCCCCTTGTCCTGCAGGGCGGCGTCCCGATCAATGCTGTGGAAGGTCCATCCGAACGTCCGAGCACAGAGGCGCGCGAGGTGCCCCATGCCGCCGCCGATATCGACCGCCTGTTGGATGGCGCGTGTCCTCGGCCCGAGCAGGGAGAGCATCCGCTCGAGCTCGTGGGCCTTCTTGTCGCTGAGGCCCTGTCGCTCCATGACGGTGAGCGGGTGACGTCCTTCGTGCCAGGGCAGCGCTGTCAGTTCCTCGAGGGCGCCCAGCAGCGCACTCAAGGAGGCGGGAGGGGTGTCCACGAGTGCCCCCTGGTCCAGCCGCCGCTCGCCCGCTTCATCGAGCGACCGGGCATAGGCCAGCCAGTCCTCGGGATAGGAGGCGACGGACTCGGGCCAACCCTGGAGGATGGAGCGGGACCAGAGCGGGGACCAGGGCTGGAGTTGGTGCGTGAGCGCCTCGAGCCGCGCCTGGAAGTCCATGGTGGCGCATCCTATGCGCGGCCGCGGTCGTCCGCTGGGGCAAGCGAAGCGGGTGACGTCGTACGTGGTGGTCCTTCCCTTTTCGCCGCCGTCCCTGGATGCGGGACGTGTTGTCAACCTGCCCCCCGAACTGGAGCAGGCCCTGGTGAGCACGTGGGGGAATCAATCTGACAGTGGATTGCCGAAGAAGTAGCGCGTGCCATCGAGAAACGGAGCACTCCGTGGGCTCGCCAGGAAGTCCTCGGCGATGGCGCTTGCACTGAGGGGCTGAAAGGACCGATCTGCCTTGTAGAAGGCACTGCAGTCGATGCCTGTGGATGCTTCGAACTTTCGGCGGTACGAGAAGGGGAAGTATGGCTCTCGTGCCTTCGCGACGATGCTCTTCGCCATTCGCCGGGTACTGGTAGGCTCGCCCAACCAGAGGCACACGTCCGTCGTTCCGAATCGCTCAGCCAATTCCTTCCAGCGTCGCTCAACCATCCTGCAATAGTCGTCGACACTTTCGAACTCATCGGGGAGTGGCAGGAGCCCCTCCGGATGGAGAATGTCGGAGAGCATTTCTGGAACGCTGGGAATGTCTGGAAGGTTGTGAGTCGCCCGATGGAATGCGACAAGAAGGGGCACGTCACCCAGCTTGCCTCGGCTGGCAATGGCTTCCGCAGCATAGAAGCTTAGATCGTAGCCTTCATGGCGCTTCAGGGTCTCCTTGAGGCTGGCGAAGATGTCACTGGGGCCTGCATCGCCTAGCAGGATGCAGGCTGCCTGCTCAAAGGTTCCACCGAGGTCCTCTTCCAGAAGAGGAAGCAAGTGCGGAAGAGCGCCGAAGTCGCCCTTCTTGGCCCGCGCAAACGCGAACGCCCAGCCATACCAGGGTGTTCGCTTCCAGTTGCGTGGTGGCGGGGCGTCCGGGGGAACCGATGTCGCGCCAAAGTAGCCTCGGCGCTGAAAGTCGAGGTAGTCGAACTCGTACTTTGAGTCGTCCATTTGTCACCTCATTCCTGGAAGGCGTTGAAGGCCGCGTCAATGTCCCTGCACGAGGGGCACAGTTGCCCATGGGCTTGCAGGTTGGTGTTGTCGGATTTCGACTGATCCCCTGTGGGGCATCCGCCTGCCGCTTTGGGCGTGAGGTGATTGACCTGTCGCTCCTTGCGAACCTCCGCGACAGAGGGAGACCGGCCTAGTTTGACGGCCAGTTCTCGTTGAACCCTTCGTTCCGAGGGGATCCCTGCCTTGCGCTGATAGGTAGGGCGATAGGCATTCCACGAGCTTTCGATGGCGCGCTGTTGTGCGCGGCGCCCAGGACCTGGCGGAGGGCGGCCGTAGAAGACATCACACGGCGGCTCAGGGAGTACTCGCGTCTTTTTCGTGCACGTGCAGCCTTTGCGTTCCTTCGCCCTGGCGGCAAGCGACCGATATTGTTTCTTCATGTCGCGCGCCAAGGTCCTGCGTTCTCCATCCGACATCGGATTGTTCGGGCCGCGCAGTCGTTGCCTCTCCAGAACTTGCTTGTCGATATTGTCCAGGTACCACTCGTCTCGCGACATCGGTTTGCCCTCGGCGTGCTTGGGGCCGCCGCAGCATGGGCACTTGTTCTCGGCTATCCGGCCCAACGCGACCTTTACCATGGTCTCCGTGTTGGGCATGGGGGGCGTGCTGCCCGGATAGCTCGCGTGATTGCTCGTCGTGATATCGAGGTGCCGGCAGACGTTTTTGCCCTCGACGACGACATCCATTGAGTGAGCCTGGAAGTAGGTTTTGCCCGTGATGGTGTGCGTCAGCATGCTGCCGCCGAAGTTCCTCGTGGCAGCCTCGTTTCCCAGTGGCGAGGACTTGTAGAAACTCTGCCCCTTGAGCGCGAGTGGCTTGCCGCCGATCATGACGGTCTTGCTTCCTTGTTGAAGATCCCGGGCGGAAGACGTGTTCGGGTAAGGCACGGGCACGGGCCCCGCTGGAGGCGGCGGCGGACTCATGCAGACGTCGGGAAATGCCGCGATGACCTTCGCATCGCCAGCCTGGTGTGCGACTTCCATCCCATTCGCGTAGACCTTCTTGCCCATGAGCCTACCCCCCTCTTTCAAGGACAACCGCGGCCCGTGCACCTTCATCGTTGCCGGCGAACCCGATCGCCCGCGGACCTGGCGCATACTTTCGCGCCCAGCTAGCCATGGCCCAGAGCAACCCACACAATCCACCGGCGGCTCCCGTGTCTCCCAGTGGCTCTGCTGACAGCCAGAGTGGGAACTCAGCACGGCGCTCACGCAGCAGACGTGAGACGAGCAGCGATTGCTCCTTGAAATAGAAGCTCTCTCCTGAGGCGTCGGAGACGCGGAAGTCGAGCTCATGAAGCTGTAGGTTGGCTTCGCGCAAGGCACCGCGCGCCGCGGTGATCAGGCCATCCGCGCGCAGCGGGAGGTCGTTGTCGAGGGCCGCGGATTCCTTGCCGAAGCCGAGTCCGCGTAGCGTCGCCAGTGCCTGCATCCTGTCCGGGGAGAGCAACATCGCGGCGGCCGCCTCACCCGGAATGATTCCATCGGAGTTTCCCTCGACCAGGAGGCGCTGTTGGTCGGAGAGTCTGAGCAGCGTGCGTGCGCACAGCATGGATTCCGCTGCGGCGACAATGCATGGCTGACCCGTGCGAACAAGTGCACGGCCTCGCTCGAGGGCCACATATCCGCCGTAGGAGCCTTCATTGAAGACGTGCAGGTTTTCAGGCGCAATCCGCAGGTCGAGCGCGTTGGAGAGTGCCTCGGACAGGAGCGGGATGGAGCAGGAGAGTCCGTGGAGGAGAAGGGGGCGGGCCAGGAACAGAGGTGTCTGCTCGAGTTCAAGATGGTCTACCTGTCGCGCGATATCCCGGAGTGCGTAGGTGAGCAGTGCAATCCACCGCTCGTCAGCCGATGCCTCTTCACGCAGAGGCGTGAGGAGATATGAAGCGACGATCTCGCGTCCGTCGTCATCATGGTAGGGGGAGATGCTCTTGCGCGTGAGTCCAGCGCGCATCGCCGCGCATGAAGTCTGCCAGGTCAGGCCCACGGGAGTGGCCATGCCCGCCGCCCGGATGTACGTGGGACGGGTCATCGTGACTGTCCTCGACGTTGCTCGCGCAGCCAGGTGACCGCGGCGCCGAGCCCGGCGAATACGGGTTTGCCATTACGATGGCCGAGAGGAGTGGACGCTGTTCTAGCAGGCCGCTCGCCTATCAGGATCTCCCGCAACGCCGTGAGCTTTTTGCGAAGAGGTACGCTGGTACGCCAGACCAACATGGCGAGCCCGAGATGTGGCTCGAGCGTGATGGTATCCAGTACGGGGGTCCGGAGAAGATCTCCATCGAGAAAGCGAAACCTGACTGGGAGGTTCAGGGTCGGAATGACGTAGTGGACGGGTCCTTCTTCGGCCATGTGGACGCAGCGGATTCGCTCGCCGCCCCGGAAGTGCGGGAATTGCTGGTCGACCGGCGCACACTGGTGGTAGCGGCTGTCAAAATCCGCGGGGAGAAAGGGTGCACATTCGTCGCGCCAATGCTCATCATAGGTGC
Encoded here:
- a CDS encoding helix-turn-helix transcriptional regulator; amino-acid sequence: MFNPADFTSSELLVREKVTAALNSPFLPKLLEATRKPLLEFVQADSMALCIMRLAPAPDFRWHVPGTPIPILNEYAGLVEQDFLRAPILARPGVPVFDTQLLSRAEYEGTLIYQRSLELRLPFEHIMAVLVPISPGLVAALAFYRHERRPFTSQNAIALSSITSTWATTLDNCQAVQNMAAGAQLLQELYLRKNSAYLVFEPPAREVHRTPLATSLLERWFPTPSDIDKTSGLPRVLKERLDALIGMNSDARLGKNLWVLNHPEAYRTCRFVELPSDDSTPKWALLLSELPHSIPIPFHMQRKLTPRELDVARGVLRNWSNGQIADELEISGETVKTHVRNLFDKLGVDCRADFLYQVAHLNRPV
- a CDS encoding TPR end-of-group domain-containing protein, whose protein sequence is MNVKALQAQGMAAYDQKQYVECARMLSEADRADPAADSNSAYSIACCQALAGDKEAAFAALRLANERGFKDSAHLERDTDLTALHSDTRWAEAVAQTKANKAATLKGANEELLGIYEADQGDRMGPDVTKLDWKVVSARDEARRARVKQILDGGGAKVALDYFHAAMVFQHGKEVADFQRSHSLAVKASELDPALKQARWLAAASKDRELMNLGKPQLYGTQFRVVEGKWELYTVDPSITDEERAKWNVPPLGDARKKVETMNARPR
- a CDS encoding methyltransferase is translated as MDFQARLEALTHQLQPWSPLWSRSILQGWPESVASYPEDWLAYARSLDEAGERRLDQGALVDTPPASLSALLGALEELTALPWHEGRHPLTVMERQGLSDKKAHELERMLSLLGPRTRAIQQAVDIGGGMGHLARLCARTFGWTFHSIDRDAALQDKGRRWLTRTRPSGEDTLCFIQASVEDGLQPRIDPLFSGQDRASLGLHTCGPLALTQIRKSQGAGFVLNIGCCYDKLELPRDYPVSRVGREHPLPFTPHALALTTRGRPRKTDAEFARMKRVYAWRFAFHLLAKQHFPEQDFVRAGDAPKGLYDGPFALYARDRLERLGLDTSLTVAQLEAFEVSVRAETRDLLLCHLLRDRFARALEVVLLLDRAMLLEELGFAVDLLQLFEPRLSPRNLVLIASRST
- a CDS encoding DUF4150 domain-containing protein is translated as MGKKVYANGMEVAHQAGDAKVIAAFPDVCMSPPPPPAGPVPVPYPNTSSARDLQQGSKTVMIGGKPLALKGQSFYKSSPLGNEAATRNFGGSMLTHTITGKTYFQAHSMDVVVEGKNVCRHLDITTSNHASYPGSTPPMPNTETMVKVALGRIAENKCPCCGGPKHAEGKPMSRDEWYLDNIDKQVLERQRLRGPNNPMSDGERRTLARDMKKQYRSLAARAKERKGCTCTKKTRVLPEPPCDVFYGRPPPGPGRRAQQRAIESSWNAYRPTYQRKAGIPSERRVQRELAVKLGRSPSVAEVRKERQVNHLTPKAAGGCPTGDQSKSDNTNLQAHGQLCPSCRDIDAAFNAFQE
- a CDS encoding 3-oxoacyl-(acyl carrier protein) synthase — protein: MTRPTYIRAAGMATPVGLTWQTSCAAMRAGLTRKSISPYHDDDGREIVASYLLTPLREEASADERWIALLTYALRDIARQVDHLELEQTPLFLARPLLLHGLSCSIPLLSEALSNALDLRIAPENLHVFNEGSYGGYVALERGRALVRTGQPCIVAAAESMLCARTLLRLSDQQRLLVEGNSDGIIPGEAAAAMLLSPDRMQALATLRGLGFGKESAALDNDLPLRADGLITAARGALREANLQLHELDFRVSDASGESFYFKEQSLLVSRLLRERRAEFPLWLSAEPLGDTGAAGGLCGLLWAMASWARKYAPGPRAIGFAGNDEGARAAVVLERGG